In Streptomyces nodosus, one DNA window encodes the following:
- a CDS encoding acyl-CoA dehydrogenase, whose product MGHYKSNLRDIEFNLFEVLGRDKLYGTGPFAEMDADTARSILAELTRLSEHELAESFTDADRNPPVFDPETNTAPVPETFKKSYRAFMDSEYWRLGLPEEIGGTTAPPSLIWAYAELILGANPAVWMYSSGPAFARILFEEGTEAQKKIARIAVEKTWGSTMVLTEPDAGSDVGAGRTKAVPQEDGSWHIEGVKRFITSGEHDLEENILHYVLARPEGAGPGTKGLSLFLVPKYLFDVETGELGERNGVYATNVEHKMGLKASNTCEMTFGDRHPAKGWLIGDKHDGIRQMFRIIEFARMMVGTKAISTLSTGYLNALEYAKERVQGPDLANFMDKSAPKVTITHHPDVRRSLMTQKAYAEGMRALVLHTACVQDAIAVKETNGEDASVEHALNDLLLPIVKGYGSEKGYEQLAQSLQTFGGSGFLQEYPVEQYIRDAKIDTLYEGTTAIQGQDFFFRKIVRNQGAALNSVAEDIKEFLALGTGGEELAGAREQLAKAARELETLVGLMLTDLGATEQDVRNIYKVGLNTTRLLLASGDVIVGYLLLKGAAVAAEKLETASAKDRAFYTGKIAAAKFFAAQVLPGVTLARKIAEGVDLDLMDLDEAAF is encoded by the coding sequence ATGGGGCACTACAAGTCGAATCTCCGCGACATCGAGTTCAACCTCTTCGAGGTGTTGGGCCGCGACAAGCTGTACGGCACCGGCCCGTTCGCGGAGATGGACGCGGACACCGCCAGAAGCATCCTGGCGGAGCTCACCCGTCTGTCGGAGCACGAGCTGGCGGAGTCCTTCACGGACGCCGACCGCAACCCGCCGGTCTTCGACCCCGAGACCAACACCGCACCGGTCCCGGAGACCTTCAAGAAGAGCTACCGGGCGTTCATGGACTCGGAGTACTGGCGCCTCGGCCTGCCCGAGGAGATCGGCGGCACCACCGCCCCGCCGTCCCTGATCTGGGCGTACGCGGAGCTGATCCTCGGCGCGAACCCGGCCGTGTGGATGTACTCCTCCGGCCCGGCGTTCGCCCGCATCCTCTTCGAGGAGGGCACCGAGGCCCAGAAGAAGATCGCGCGGATAGCGGTCGAGAAGACCTGGGGCTCCACCATGGTGCTCACCGAGCCGGACGCCGGCTCGGACGTGGGCGCCGGGCGTACCAAGGCGGTCCCGCAGGAGGACGGCTCCTGGCACATCGAGGGCGTGAAGCGCTTCATCACCTCCGGTGAGCACGACCTGGAGGAGAACATCCTCCACTACGTCCTCGCCCGCCCCGAGGGCGCGGGACCGGGCACCAAGGGCCTGTCGCTGTTCCTGGTCCCGAAGTACCTCTTCGACGTCGAGACCGGTGAGCTGGGCGAGCGCAACGGCGTCTACGCCACCAACGTCGAGCACAAGATGGGTCTGAAGGCCTCCAACACCTGCGAGATGACCTTCGGCGACCGCCACCCGGCCAAGGGCTGGCTGATCGGTGACAAGCACGACGGCATCCGTCAGATGTTCCGCATCATCGAGTTCGCCCGGATGATGGTCGGCACCAAGGCGATCTCCACGCTGTCCACCGGCTATCTGAACGCGCTGGAGTACGCCAAGGAGCGCGTCCAGGGTCCGGACCTGGCGAACTTCATGGACAAGAGCGCGCCCAAGGTCACCATCACCCACCACCCCGATGTGCGCCGCTCGCTGATGACGCAGAAGGCGTACGCGGAGGGCATGCGCGCCCTCGTGCTGCACACCGCCTGCGTCCAGGACGCGATCGCGGTCAAGGAGACGAACGGCGAGGACGCCTCCGTCGAGCACGCCCTCAACGACCTGCTGCTGCCGATCGTCAAGGGCTACGGCTCGGAGAAGGGCTACGAGCAGCTTGCCCAGTCGCTGCAGACCTTCGGCGGCTCCGGCTTCCTCCAGGAGTACCCGGTCGAGCAGTACATCCGCGACGCCAAGATCGACACCCTGTACGAGGGCACCACCGCGATCCAGGGCCAGGACTTCTTCTTCCGGAAGATCGTCCGCAACCAGGGCGCCGCGCTGAACTCGGTCGCCGAGGACATCAAGGAGTTCCTGGCGCTCGGCACCGGCGGCGAGGAGCTGGCGGGCGCCCGGGAGCAGCTGGCGAAGGCGGCCCGGGAGCTGGAGACCCTCGTCGGCCTGATGCTCACCGACCTCGGGGCCACCGAGCAGGACGTCAGGAACATCTACAAGGTGGGCCTGAACACCACCCGCCTGCTGCTGGCCTCCGGCGATGTGATCGTCGGCTATCTGCTGCTGAAGGGCGCCGCGGTCGCCGCCGAGAAGCTGGAGACGGCCTCCGCCAAGGACCGGGCCTTCTACACCGGCAAGATCGCGGCGGCGAAGTTCTTCGCGGCCCAGGTCCTGCCGGGTGTCACCCTGGCCCGCAAGATCGCCGAGGGCGTGGACCTGGACCTCATGGACCTGGACGAGGCCGCGTTCTAG
- a CDS encoding SseB family protein, with protein MYGYQNAGAQYASPQQQMPGSMPGGQMPGGYGQQPPLYPEPSPPSLADAVRAFTTGSMTAEDFQQVFATSKVYCPRGDNPGFLALHNTQQPVIPMFTTLKELRRYAGKESKYFVITGAEVIDLLPTGYGFVLDMEGEHRMVFDAKAVEQMVEFAMRRMYG; from the coding sequence ATGTACGGCTACCAGAACGCGGGTGCGCAGTACGCCTCGCCACAGCAGCAGATGCCCGGGTCGATGCCGGGCGGGCAGATGCCCGGCGGGTACGGCCAGCAGCCCCCGCTCTACCCCGAGCCGTCGCCGCCGTCGCTCGCGGACGCGGTCCGCGCGTTCACCACCGGGTCGATGACCGCCGAGGACTTCCAGCAGGTCTTCGCCACCTCGAAGGTGTACTGCCCGCGCGGCGACAACCCCGGATTCCTGGCGTTGCACAACACCCAGCAGCCGGTGATCCCGATGTTCACCACGCTCAAGGAGCTGCGGCGGTACGCGGGCAAGGAGTCCAAGTACTTCGTGATCACCGGGGCCGAGGTGATCGACCTGCTGCCGACCGGCTACGGGTTCGTCCTCGACATGGAGGGCGAGCACCGGATGGTGTTCGACGCCAAGGCGGTCGAGCAGATGGTCGAGTTCGCGATGCGGCGGATGTATGGCTAG
- a CDS encoding pirin family protein produces the protein MPAVTVENPLTLPRVAAPADAVARPVLGVTTAPGGYEGEGFPVRRAFAGIHYRHLDPFIMMDQMGEVEYAPGEPKGTPWHPHRGFETVTYIIDGIFDHQDSQGGGGTITNGDTQWMTAGSGLLHIEAPPESLVVSGGLFHGIQLWVNLPAKDKMMAPRYQDIRGGQVQLLTTPDGGALLRVIAGELEGHQGPGITHTPITLIHATVAPGAEVTLPWREDFNGLAYVLAGRGSVGTERRPIHLGQTAVFGAGSALTVRADEKQDSHTPDLEVLLLGGQPIREPMAHYGPFVMNTREELQQAFEDFQKGRLGTVPAVHGMTESGPQDS, from the coding sequence ATGCCTGCAGTGACGGTGGAGAACCCGCTGACCCTTCCCCGTGTGGCGGCCCCGGCCGACGCGGTGGCCCGACCCGTGCTCGGCGTCACGACGGCGCCCGGCGGCTACGAGGGCGAGGGCTTCCCGGTCCGCCGCGCGTTCGCCGGGATCCACTACCGCCACCTCGACCCGTTCATCATGATGGACCAGATGGGCGAGGTGGAGTACGCGCCGGGCGAGCCCAAGGGCACCCCCTGGCACCCGCACCGCGGCTTCGAGACCGTCACCTACATCATCGACGGGATCTTCGACCACCAGGACAGCCAGGGCGGTGGCGGCACCATCACCAATGGCGACACCCAGTGGATGACGGCGGGCTCGGGCCTGCTGCACATCGAGGCCCCGCCGGAGTCGCTGGTGGTGTCCGGCGGCCTGTTCCACGGCATCCAGCTGTGGGTCAACCTGCCCGCCAAGGACAAGATGATGGCCCCCCGCTACCAGGACATCCGCGGCGGCCAGGTCCAGCTGCTGACCACCCCCGACGGTGGCGCGCTGCTCCGTGTCATCGCCGGTGAGCTGGAGGGACACCAGGGCCCCGGCATCACGCACACGCCGATCACCCTGATCCACGCGACCGTCGCGCCGGGCGCGGAGGTCACCCTGCCCTGGCGCGAGGACTTCAACGGCCTCGCCTATGTCCTGGCCGGCCGCGGCAGCGTCGGCACCGAGCGGCGGCCGATCCACCTCGGCCAGACCGCGGTGTTCGGCGCCGGCTCCGCGCTGACCGTCCGCGCGGACGAGAAGCAGGACTCCCACACCCCGGACCTGGAGGTCCTGCTGCTGGGCGGACAGCCGATCCGTGAGCCGATGGCCCACTACGGCCCGTTCGTGATGAACACCCGCGAGGAGCTCCAGCAGGCCTTCGAGGACTTCCAGAAGGGGCGCCTCGGCACCGTCCCCGCGGTGCACGGGATGACCGAGAGCGGTCCGCAGGACTCCTGA
- a CDS encoding AI-2E family transporter has protein sequence MQLLPESVRRLAAWCLVVLLVSGVAWIGIRLCGQLRTAVVPVLLALLGTALLGPLHRRLVRIGMHRSLAAGITCVAVVAVVGGAVYIVVSALVDNGGQIASSLRRAAKAVARHFGAAGTSLDDLASHGRDLLTKFGGTAAHNVISGVSVVGESLAMALLALVLVFFFLRDSHRVADLLRSLAPHGAAETVEAMARRAFEGVEGFMRGTTLIALIDAFCITVGLLILGVPGAIGLGALVFVGAYIPYLGAFLSGALAILVALADRGLVIALWALGVVLAVQVLEGHVLQPMIQSRTVQLHPAAVLLAITAGASVAGILGMLLSVPLTAAVFGVAHELRARYGYGETAPAHPEPGDGADGADGRAEPPEA, from the coding sequence GTGCAGCTCCTCCCCGAATCCGTACGACGCCTCGCCGCCTGGTGCCTCGTGGTGCTGCTGGTCTCCGGGGTCGCCTGGATCGGGATCCGGTTGTGCGGGCAGCTCCGCACGGCGGTGGTGCCCGTGCTGCTCGCGCTGCTCGGGACCGCGCTGCTCGGGCCGCTGCACCGCCGTCTGGTGCGGATCGGGATGCACCGGTCGCTCGCGGCCGGCATCACCTGTGTCGCCGTGGTGGCCGTGGTCGGCGGGGCCGTGTACATCGTCGTCTCCGCCCTCGTCGACAACGGCGGCCAGATCGCCTCCTCGCTCCGGCGGGCCGCCAAGGCGGTCGCCCGGCACTTCGGCGCGGCCGGCACCTCGCTGGACGACCTCGCCTCCCACGGCAGGGACCTGCTCACCAAGTTCGGCGGGACCGCCGCGCACAACGTCATCAGCGGGGTCAGCGTCGTCGGCGAGAGCCTCGCCATGGCCCTGCTGGCCCTGGTGCTCGTCTTCTTCTTCCTGCGTGACTCCCACCGGGTCGCCGACCTGCTGCGCTCGCTCGCCCCGCACGGCGCCGCCGAGACCGTCGAGGCCATGGCGCGGCGCGCCTTCGAGGGGGTCGAGGGATTCATGCGGGGGACCACGCTCATCGCCCTGATCGACGCGTTCTGCATCACCGTGGGGCTGTTGATCCTCGGTGTCCCGGGCGCGATCGGACTGGGCGCGCTCGTCTTCGTCGGCGCCTACATCCCCTACCTCGGGGCCTTTCTCTCCGGCGCGCTGGCGATCCTGGTGGCCCTGGCGGACCGCGGGCTGGTCATCGCGCTGTGGGCGCTCGGTGTGGTCCTCGCCGTGCAGGTGCTGGAGGGGCATGTGCTCCAGCCGATGATCCAGAGCCGGACCGTGCAGCTGCATCCCGCGGCGGTGCTGCTGGCGATCACCGCGGGGGCGTCGGTCGCCGGGATCCTCGGGATGCTGCTGTCCGTACCGCTGACGGCGGCGGTGTTCGGCGTCGCCCATGAACTGCGGGCGCGGTACGGGTACGGGGAGACGGCCCCGGCGCACCCGGAACCCGGGGACGGCGCGGACGGCGCGGACGGCCGGGCGGAGCCGCCGGAGGCATGA
- a CDS encoding ATP-binding SpoIIE family protein phosphatase: MRTGEPLPSLGDVLADLATGLWRYDAAAGLVTLDGEAARLVGLPAEPTTLTEAGIRSRFHPIDWNEIVGVVQLALTEGTIAESRMRIMDEHGRVVRIVRSRSRPSLDPRTGHFKLVGTLQEVTDPSWSAAARSPVTGDWRRSREAFLLDAGRALAEARSTEEVLRVAAGLSMPGFSPDGLAVFGADGDRLTVIGHHGHRPGDEAPFTQMSLDTDYPAAEVVRTGRAVYLSSPEEYKVRYPVSWPLAAHFGRQSWAFLPLTVAGRTMGAWMAGFRYPVAFTPDERSVLTTVARMLAQALSRAGAAETERELTDGLQRSMLPTLGPRIPGMTVAARYVPTGGGLQVGGDWYDMIQLPGGSSRTKSRTGRFALVIGDVQGHDVHAAGLMGQLRIALRAYASEGHRPDAVLSRASRFLHGMTHGTDGAELRFATCLYVEVDPATGTLEIARAGHPDPAFLMTDGTVLMRGTAGGLPLGIDPDADYPTTRLVLEPDETMLLCTDGLIETGGHDLDTGWRRIRRILEEHDGDAEELADALVQAVHGPSSHHATGPLRDRREDDIALLLLSRGGEGPGRPSAGKVRRTMLTVAQAEPERIAGARQQLRELLHDWPCEDQVDSAVLLVSEMLTNVLVHTDTDALLVAEVAEDAVHLDDPDDPGDPAGRGGRRVRVEVTDAGDDLPHRRHPGELASSGRGLVLIELLADAWGVDPRGQGKSTWFELYERPARPGPEGDARGDGEDSRDPEETEDTEDTEDTEDTKDGEDAAA; this comes from the coding sequence ATGCGCACTGGTGAGCCCCTGCCCTCGCTGGGGGACGTCCTGGCCGATCTGGCGACCGGTCTGTGGCGCTACGACGCAGCCGCGGGCCTTGTCACTCTGGACGGCGAGGCCGCCCGGCTGGTGGGGCTGCCCGCCGAACCCACGACCCTGACCGAGGCCGGGATCCGCTCCCGTTTCCACCCGATCGACTGGAACGAGATCGTCGGGGTCGTCCAACTCGCCCTGACCGAGGGCACCATCGCCGAGTCCCGGATGCGGATCATGGACGAGCACGGGCGTGTGGTGCGGATCGTCCGCAGCCGCTCCAGACCGTCCCTCGACCCGCGGACCGGTCACTTCAAGCTGGTCGGCACCCTCCAGGAGGTCACCGATCCCTCCTGGAGCGCCGCCGCGCGCTCCCCCGTCACCGGCGACTGGCGCCGCTCCCGCGAGGCGTTCCTGCTGGACGCCGGGCGCGCCCTGGCCGAGGCGCGGTCCACGGAGGAGGTGCTGCGGGTCGCGGCCGGGCTGTCGATGCCCGGCTTCTCCCCGGACGGGCTCGCGGTCTTCGGCGCCGACGGCGACCGGCTGACCGTGATCGGCCACCACGGCCACCGGCCGGGGGACGAGGCACCCTTCACCCAGATGTCGCTGGACACGGACTACCCGGCCGCCGAGGTCGTCCGCACCGGCCGAGCCGTCTATCTGTCCTCGCCCGAGGAGTACAAGGTCCGCTACCCGGTGTCCTGGCCGCTCGCCGCGCACTTCGGCCGTCAGTCCTGGGCGTTTCTGCCGCTTACCGTGGCGGGGCGCACGATGGGCGCCTGGATGGCCGGCTTCCGGTACCCGGTCGCCTTCACTCCCGACGAGCGCTCGGTGCTCACCACGGTCGCCCGGATGCTCGCCCAGGCCCTCTCCCGGGCGGGTGCCGCCGAGACGGAGCGGGAGCTGACCGACGGGCTCCAGCGCTCGATGCTGCCCACGCTGGGCCCCCGGATACCCGGCATGACCGTGGCGGCCCGCTATGTCCCGACCGGCGGCGGACTCCAGGTGGGCGGCGACTGGTACGACATGATCCAGCTGCCCGGGGGAAGCTCCCGCACAAAGTCCAGGACGGGCCGGTTCGCGCTGGTCATCGGTGATGTGCAGGGCCATGATGTGCATGCCGCCGGCCTCATGGGCCAGCTGCGGATAGCCCTGCGGGCGTACGCCAGCGAGGGCCACCGCCCGGACGCGGTCCTCTCTCGCGCCTCCCGCTTTCTGCACGGGATGACGCACGGCACGGACGGCGCCGAGCTGCGCTTCGCGACCTGCCTCTATGTCGAGGTGGATCCGGCGACCGGAACGCTGGAGATCGCCCGCGCCGGCCACCCCGACCCCGCGTTCCTCATGACCGACGGAACGGTGCTGATGCGGGGAACCGCCGGCGGTCTGCCGCTCGGCATCGACCCGGACGCGGACTATCCGACCACCCGTCTCGTGCTGGAGCCCGACGAGACCATGCTGCTCTGCACGGACGGGCTGATCGAGACCGGCGGACACGACCTGGACACCGGCTGGCGGCGGATCCGGCGGATCCTCGAGGAGCACGACGGCGATGCGGAGGAACTGGCCGACGCGCTGGTCCAGGCCGTGCACGGGCCCTCCTCGCACCACGCCACCGGGCCGCTGAGGGACCGCCGCGAGGACGACATCGCCCTGCTGCTGCTGAGCCGGGGCGGCGAGGGACCCGGCCGTCCCTCGGCGGGCAAAGTGCGCCGCACGATGCTGACGGTCGCCCAGGCCGAGCCCGAGCGGATCGCGGGCGCCCGTCAGCAGCTGCGCGAGCTGCTGCACGACTGGCCCTGCGAGGACCAGGTCGACTCGGCGGTGCTTCTGGTCTCCGAGATGCTCACCAATGTCCTGGTGCACACGGACACGGACGCTCTCCTCGTCGCCGAGGTCGCCGAGGACGCCGTACACCTCGACGACCCCGATGACCCCGGCGATCCGGCCGGGCGGGGCGGACGACGGGTGCGGGTGGAGGTCACCGACGCCGGCGACGATCTGCCGCACCGGCGCCACCCCGGCGAACTCGCCTCCTCCGGACGCGGTCTGGTCCTCATCGAACTCCTCGCCGACGCCTGGGGCGTGGACCCCCGGGGCCAGGGCAAGAGCACCTGGTTCGAACTGTACGAACGCCCTGCCCGGCCGGGCCCCGAGGGGGACGCCCGGGGGGACGGGGAGGACAGCCGGGACCCGGAGGAGACGGAAGACACGGAAGACACGGAAGACACGGAGGACACGAAGGACGGAGAGGACGCGGCGGCGTAG
- the aspS gene encoding aspartate--tRNA ligase, whose protein sequence is MHRYRSHTCGELRASDVGSDVRLSGWLHNRRDLGGILFIDLRDHYGITQLVARPGTPAYEALDKLSKETVVRIDGKVVSRGAENVNPDLPTGEVEVEVGEVEVLGAAAPLPFTINAEDGVNEERRLEYRFLDLRRERMHRNIMLRTAVISAIRHKMTALGFNEMATPILSATSPEGARDYVVPSRVHPGRFYALPQAPQQFKQLLMISGFDRYFQIAPCFRDEDARADRSPGEFYQLDVEMSFVEQEDVFQPIEKLMTELFEEFGGGRHVTSPFPRIPFREAMLKYGSDKPDLRAKLELVDITDVFTGSEFKAFAGKHVRALAVPDTAGQPRKFFDQLGEYAVEQGAKGLAWVRVGEDGALTGPIAKFLTEENVAELTKRLSLASGHAVFFGAGEFDEVSKIMGAVRVEAAKRAGQFEDGVFRFCWIVDFPMYEKDEETGKIDFSHNPFSMPQGGLEALETQDPLDILGWQYDIVCNGVELSSGAIRNHEPDIMLKAFEIAGYDRDTVEEKFAGMLRAFRFGAPPHGGIAPGVDRIVMLLADEPNIRETISFPLNGNAQDLMMGAPTELDESRLRELHLSVRKPQSK, encoded by the coding sequence ATGCATCGGTACAGGTCCCACACCTGCGGCGAGCTCCGCGCCTCTGACGTCGGCAGCGACGTCCGGCTGAGCGGCTGGCTGCACAATCGGCGCGACCTGGGCGGCATCCTCTTCATCGATCTGCGCGACCACTACGGCATCACGCAGCTCGTCGCCCGCCCCGGCACCCCCGCGTACGAGGCGCTGGACAAGCTCTCCAAGGAGACGGTCGTCCGTATCGACGGCAAGGTCGTCTCCCGCGGCGCGGAGAACGTGAACCCGGATCTGCCGACCGGTGAGGTCGAGGTCGAGGTCGGCGAGGTCGAGGTGCTGGGCGCGGCCGCCCCGCTCCCCTTCACCATCAACGCCGAGGACGGGGTCAACGAGGAGCGGCGCCTGGAGTACCGCTTCCTGGACCTGCGCCGTGAGCGCATGCACCGCAACATCATGCTGCGCACGGCGGTCATCTCCGCCATCCGCCACAAGATGACCGCGCTCGGCTTCAACGAGATGGCGACGCCGATCCTGTCCGCCACCTCCCCGGAGGGCGCCCGTGACTATGTGGTCCCCTCCCGGGTCCACCCGGGCCGGTTCTACGCCCTGCCGCAGGCCCCGCAGCAGTTCAAGCAGCTGCTGATGATCTCGGGCTTCGACCGCTACTTCCAGATCGCGCCCTGCTTCCGCGACGAGGATGCCCGCGCGGACCGTTCGCCGGGCGAGTTCTACCAGCTCGACGTCGAGATGAGCTTCGTCGAGCAGGAGGACGTCTTCCAGCCGATCGAGAAGCTCATGACGGAGCTCTTCGAGGAGTTCGGCGGCGGCCGCCATGTCACCTCGCCCTTCCCGCGGATCCCGTTCCGCGAGGCGATGCTGAAGTACGGCTCCGACAAGCCGGACCTGCGCGCCAAGCTGGAGCTCGTCGACATCACCGATGTCTTCACGGGCTCGGAGTTCAAGGCGTTCGCGGGCAAGCATGTGCGCGCGCTGGCGGTGCCGGACACCGCAGGACAGCCCCGGAAGTTCTTCGACCAGCTCGGCGAGTACGCGGTGGAGCAGGGCGCGAAGGGCCTGGCCTGGGTGCGGGTCGGCGAGGACGGTGCGCTGACCGGCCCGATCGCGAAGTTCCTGACGGAGGAGAACGTCGCGGAGCTGACCAAGCGGCTGTCGCTGGCCTCCGGCCACGCGGTGTTCTTCGGCGCGGGTGAGTTCGACGAGGTCTCGAAGATCATGGGCGCGGTGCGGGTGGAGGCCGCCAAGCGCGCCGGCCAGTTCGAGGACGGCGTCTTCCGCTTCTGCTGGATCGTGGACTTCCCGATGTACGAGAAGGACGAGGAGACGGGGAAGATCGACTTCTCCCACAACCCGTTCTCGATGCCGCAGGGCGGTCTGGAGGCCCTGGAGACCCAGGACCCGCTGGACATCCTGGGCTGGCAGTACGACATCGTCTGCAACGGTGTCGAGCTGTCCTCCGGCGCCATCCGCAACCACGAGCCGGACATCATGCTCAAGGCCTTCGAGATCGCGGGCTACGACCGTGACACCGTCGAGGAGAAGTTCGCCGGTATGCTCCGCGCGTTCCGCTTCGGCGCCCCGCCGCACGGCGGCATCGCGCCGGGCGTCGACCGCATCGTCATGCTCCTCGCGGACGAGCCCAACATCCGCGAGACCATCTCCTTCCCGCTCAACGGCAACGCCCAGGACCTGATGATGGGTGCCCCGACCGAGCTGGACGAGTCCCGCCTGAGGGAACTCCACCTGTCGGTGCGCAAGCCGCAGTCGAAGTAG
- the metG gene encoding methionine--tRNA ligase — MARHLITSALPYINGIKHLGNMVGSMLPADVYSRYLRQRGHDVLYICATDEHGTPAELAAKEQGLPVDEFCAKAHDAQKAVYDGFALAFDYFGRSSSAENVEITQHFARRLKENGFIEERAIRQVYSPADGRFLPDRYVEGTCPHCGYDKARGDQCENCTRVLDPTDLIDPRSAISGSTELEVRETKHLFLLQSKLQHEVEEWVARHEPHWPHLASSIARKWLTEGLHDRAITRDLDWGVPVPADTWPELAAEGKVFYVWFDAPIEYIGATKEWSDQDPENRDWKSWWYDVDDKVRYTEFMAKDNVPFHTVMFPATELGVREPWKKVDYVKAFNWLTYYGGKFSTSQKRGVFTDQALDILPADYWRYFLIANAPESDDSSFTWEHFTATVNKDLADTLGNFVNRVLSFSRKRFGEEVPAGGEPGEPEAKLGEEIARLLGEYQEHMESLQFRKAAAALRALWSAGNSYLEEKAPWLEIKTDKEGAALTLRTAMNLIHLYAVVSEPFIPSTSAAMRSAFSLADDTATWVTPEEARSLTAVPAGTPFIVPPVLFAKLTDDDLAAYKERFGGESE, encoded by the coding sequence ATGGCTCGACACCTCATCACCAGCGCCCTTCCGTACATCAACGGGATCAAGCACCTGGGCAACATGGTGGGGTCCATGCTCCCGGCGGACGTGTACTCCCGGTACCTCCGCCAGCGCGGCCACGACGTGCTCTACATCTGCGCGACCGACGAGCACGGCACCCCGGCGGAGCTCGCCGCCAAGGAGCAGGGCCTCCCGGTGGACGAGTTCTGTGCGAAGGCCCATGACGCCCAGAAGGCGGTCTACGACGGCTTCGCCCTCGCCTTCGACTACTTCGGCCGCAGCTCGTCCGCCGAGAACGTCGAGATCACCCAGCACTTCGCCCGCCGGCTCAAGGAGAACGGCTTCATCGAGGAGCGGGCGATCCGCCAGGTCTACTCCCCCGCGGACGGCCGCTTCCTGCCCGACCGCTATGTGGAGGGCACCTGCCCGCACTGCGGTTACGACAAGGCCCGCGGCGACCAGTGCGAGAACTGCACCCGGGTCCTGGACCCCACGGATCTGATCGACCCCCGCTCGGCGATCTCCGGCTCCACGGAGCTGGAGGTCCGCGAGACCAAGCACCTCTTCCTCCTCCAGTCGAAGCTCCAGCACGAGGTCGAGGAGTGGGTGGCCCGCCATGAGCCGCACTGGCCGCACCTGGCCTCCTCGATCGCCCGCAAGTGGCTGACCGAGGGCCTGCACGACCGGGCGATCACCCGCGATCTGGACTGGGGCGTCCCGGTCCCCGCCGACACCTGGCCGGAGCTGGCGGCCGAGGGCAAGGTCTTCTACGTCTGGTTCGACGCCCCGATCGAGTACATCGGCGCCACCAAGGAGTGGTCCGACCAGGACCCGGAGAACCGGGACTGGAAGAGCTGGTGGTACGACGTGGACGACAAGGTGCGCTACACGGAGTTCATGGCCAAGGACAACGTCCCGTTCCACACGGTGATGTTCCCCGCCACGGAGCTGGGTGTGCGCGAGCCGTGGAAGAAGGTCGACTACGTCAAGGCCTTCAACTGGCTGACGTACTACGGCGGGAAGTTCTCCACGTCCCAGAAGCGCGGCGTCTTCACCGACCAGGCCCTGGACATCCTGCCCGCCGACTACTGGCGCTACTTCCTGATCGCCAACGCGCCCGAGTCGGACGACTCCTCCTTCACCTGGGAGCACTTCACGGCCACGGTGAACAAGGACCTGGCCGACACCCTGGGCAACTTCGTCAACCGCGTGCTGTCCTTCTCCCGGAAGCGCTTCGGCGAGGAGGTCCCGGCGGGCGGCGAGCCGGGTGAGCCGGAGGCGAAGCTGGGCGAGGAGATCGCGCGGCTCCTCGGTGAGTACCAGGAGCACATGGAGTCGCTTCAGTTCCGCAAGGCGGCGGCGGCCCTGCGGGCCCTGTGGTCGGCGGGCAACTCCTATCTGGAGGAGAAGGCCCCCTGGCTGGAGATCAAGACCGACAAGGAGGGCGCCGCCCTCACCCTGCGCACCGCGATGAACCTGATCCATCTGTACGCGGTGGTCTCGGAGCCGTTCATCCCGTCGACGTCGGCCGCGATGCGCTCGGCGTTCTCGCTGGCCGACGACACGGCGACCTGGGTGACGCCTGAGGAGGCCAGGTCCCTGACCGCGGTCCCGGCCGGCACCCCCTTCATCGTGCCCCCGGTCCTGTTCGCCAAGCTGACGGACGACGACCTGGCCGCCTACAAGGAGCGCTTCGGCGGCGAGTCGGAGTAG